A window from Deltaproteobacteria bacterium encodes these proteins:
- a CDS encoding DUF4115 domain-containing protein, with the protein MKDEEEVQKSATEVPEKEKSPPGLRQLRESKGLSIKAASSETRISPSVLTAIENEAFELLPEPVYSRAFIGTYARFLGAEGLDVLKRYNEYTAEKERGRLRRESSRKEARSQMRRGIVLLVVLILCALAFFSYQYFFSGNDSSGITQQVGVVMEQADRPDTMPVAGSPVEPPVPEDTGVIRGEEAPAPEETAMPEPIVPPAPEPQPPETPQYTSHHLHIEATEWTWLEITRDDDLPFEILMKPGDTLSRDASDKFVMIVGNASGVRITFNGEPLGSLGKHGEVVLLTLPREKGAP; encoded by the coding sequence ATGAAGGACGAGGAAGAGGTACAGAAATCAGCGACCGAAGTCCCGGAGAAAGAGAAATCCCCGCCGGGCTTGAGGCAATTGCGGGAATCGAAGGGGTTATCGATCAAGGCCGCTTCCAGTGAGACGCGGATCAGTCCTTCCGTTCTCACGGCCATCGAGAACGAGGCCTTTGAGCTTCTGCCGGAACCGGTCTATTCACGGGCGTTCATAGGGACCTATGCCCGGTTTCTCGGCGCGGAAGGCCTCGATGTTCTCAAACGGTACAACGAATACACGGCTGAAAAAGAGAGGGGCCGTCTCAGGCGGGAGAGCAGCAGAAAGGAAGCCCGGTCGCAAATGAGGCGCGGTATCGTGCTTCTCGTTGTTCTGATCCTCTGCGCCCTTGCGTTCTTTTCCTACCAATATTTCTTTTCCGGGAATGATTCATCGGGGATAACACAGCAGGTCGGTGTGGTGATGGAGCAGGCGGATCGGCCGGATACCATGCCCGTGGCGGGTTCACCGGTGGAGCCGCCGGTGCCGGAGGACACGGGGGTCATCAGGGGAGAGGAGGCGCCGGCACCCGAGGAAACGGCGATGCCGGAACCGATCGTCCCGCCCGCCCCGGAACCGCAACCCCCGGAGACGCCGCAGTATACCTCTCATCACCTGCATATCGAAGCGACGGAATGGACCTGGCTTGAAATAACCCGTGATGATGATCTTCCCTTTGAAATACTGATGAAACCGGGTGACACCCTTTCCAGGGATGCCTCGGACAAGTTCGTCATGATCGTCGGGAATGCGAGCGGTGTTCGTATCACCTTCAACGGAGAACCGCTCGGTTCTCTGGGAAAACATGGTGAGGTGGTCCTTCTGACACTCCCCCGTGAGAAGGGTGCTCCCTGA
- a CDS encoding MaoC family dehydratase N-terminal domain-containing protein yields the protein MAVKKDMAGTKIGELEFPVERGKIKEFAGAIGDPNPVYRDREYARALGFSDVLAPVTFPIASSFQMPSDNYVLETSLQLGMDPGKSVHGTFEIIYERPVCAGETLRGEIVVGDIYEKEGKRGGTMTFVEMKQNFYDEKDELVVTISNIFIERS from the coding sequence ATGGCGGTGAAAAAGGACATGGCGGGAACAAAAATAGGAGAATTAGAATTTCCCGTCGAAAGAGGAAAAATAAAGGAATTCGCCGGTGCCATCGGTGATCCCAACCCGGTGTACCGGGACAGGGAGTATGCCCGGGCCCTGGGCTTCAGTGATGTGCTTGCGCCGGTGACCTTTCCCATCGCTTCAAGTTTCCAGATGCCTTCGGACAACTATGTGCTGGAGACGTCGCTTCAGCTGGGCATGGATCCCGGGAAGAGCGTGCATGGAACCTTTGAGATCATTTATGAACGGCCTGTCTGCGCAGGGGAAACTCTGCGCGGCGAGATCGTCGTGGGTGACATTTACGAGAAGGAAGGGAAGCGGGGAGGCACCATGACCTTCGTCGAAATGAAACAGAATTTTTACGATGAGAAGGACGAACTGGTGGTCACGATCAGCAATATTTTTATCGAGAGGTCATAA
- a CDS encoding inositol monophosphatase, which produces MSEYGEFAQALAREAGALLKERFHGPHRVAYKGAINLVTETDTLSEELIISRITGAFPEHDILAEESSPIRKGSSYRWIIDPLDGTTNFAHGFPQFCVSIAFEKEGRIILGVIYDPLLDELFIAEKGAGAFLNERRLVVSDTKDLSKSLLATGFPYDIRTNPDNNINYFNELALKVQAIRRAGSAALDLAYLAAGRFDGFWELKLHPWDTAAGWLMVEEAGGIVTGIDGGGFYLESPGIAASNGHIQEALLSVLRETDPLDHRLVR; this is translated from the coding sequence ATGTCCGAATACGGAGAATTTGCACAGGCCCTGGCGCGGGAAGCGGGCGCGTTGCTCAAGGAGCGGTTTCACGGTCCTCACCGGGTGGCGTACAAGGGGGCGATCAACCTGGTGACGGAAACGGATACCCTGTCGGAGGAACTGATCATATCGCGCATAACCGGGGCCTTCCCCGAACACGACATCCTCGCCGAGGAATCCTCCCCCATTCGGAAGGGGTCTTCCTATCGATGGATCATCGATCCCCTGGACGGGACCACCAACTTCGCCCACGGTTTTCCCCAGTTCTGCGTCTCCATCGCCTTTGAGAAAGAGGGACGGATCATACTGGGCGTCATATACGATCCCCTGCTCGATGAGCTCTTCATCGCGGAGAAGGGAGCCGGGGCCTTTCTCAATGAAAGGCGCCTCGTCGTTTCCGATACGAAAGACCTTTCGAAAAGCCTTCTCGCGACGGGATTCCCTTACGACATCAGGACAAACCCCGACAATAACATCAATTACTTCAATGAACTGGCGCTGAAGGTCCAGGCGATACGCCGCGCCGGTTCCGCGGCGCTTGATCTCGCCTATCTGGCCGCGGGCCGCTTTGACGGTTTCTGGGAATTGAAGCTGCACCCCTGGGATACGGCGGCCGGCTGGCTCATGGTGGAAGAGGCGGGGGGCATCGTCACCGGCATCGACGGCGGCGGGTTTTATCTGGAATCACCGGGCATCGCGGCGTCAAACGGGCATATCCAGGAAGCATTGCTGTCCGTCCTGCGGGAGACGGATCCCCTTGACCACCGTCTTGTCCGGTGA
- a CDS encoding DNA translocase FtsK 4TM domain-containing protein: protein MADVKEVKKEYRRSKEIAGVVLLALAVFLVVCLVSYHPGDPSFTHRPDKLHRIANYGGFVGSYLSDSFLRLFGISSYLFPLLLVVLAFNFFRNRVFSVNLAVTLGFGGLIVSTASLLSERYATRSFFYDTLDPGGLLGYHTAKILNSYINAVGAHIVLTVILLISLMVTLDVSLVSLSKRLVAVSAAAISRTSTFFLIRMERLRRKKKPPQPKKKKIGREPPPVIVEEAVPREKVSEKKRYRQTAFEFLGTGDTFEVPPLKLLDEIERQSKAVNKESLIMNARILEKKLADFGVEGKVVEVKPGPVITMFELEPAAGVKINKVTNLSDDLAMALKAQNIRIIAPIPGKSVIGVELPNPGRELVHLRDVIDNDEFLETKIKLPIALGKDIVGNPVITDLAKMPHLLIAGTTGSGKSVCLNAMICSILFKATPQAVKFLMIDPKRLELSAYEGIPHLLHPVVVNPKKASHVLKWAVEEMERRYRVIGESGFKNIESYNRFVDKGQAVPVVQKETGTGEGEPGEETPPPERLPYIVIVIDELADLMMVAQRNVEESLTRLAQMARAAGIHLIIATQRPSVDVITGIIKANFPTRISFQVSSKVDSRTILDQLGAEKLLGMGDMLFIPPGISKLTRIHGAYVSDAEIGRIVEFIRAQQTPAYDESIAEYNPEVRDERFGDEEFDEKYDEAVELVTDLGQASISLVQRYLKIGYNRAARIIEKMEAEGIVGPSDGAKPRKVLAGKLPE from the coding sequence ATGGCTGACGTAAAAGAGGTTAAAAAAGAATACAGACGTTCCAAGGAAATCGCCGGCGTGGTGCTGCTCGCCCTGGCAGTCTTCCTTGTCGTGTGCCTCGTGTCATACCATCCCGGTGACCCCTCTTTCACGCACCGGCCCGATAAACTGCACCGGATAGCCAATTACGGAGGATTTGTCGGTTCCTACCTTTCCGACTCCTTCCTGCGGCTTTTCGGCATATCGTCCTATCTCTTTCCTCTGCTGCTCGTCGTCCTGGCCTTCAATTTCTTCAGGAACAGGGTTTTTTCGGTCAATCTCGCTGTTACCTTGGGGTTCGGCGGGCTGATCGTTTCAACGGCCTCGCTCCTGTCGGAGCGGTACGCGACTCGTTCGTTCTTTTACGATACCCTCGATCCCGGCGGGCTTCTCGGGTATCACACGGCAAAGATACTGAATTCATACATCAACGCGGTGGGGGCGCACATCGTATTGACCGTCATCCTGCTCATCTCCCTCATGGTGACCCTCGACGTTTCCCTCGTTTCCCTGTCGAAACGCCTCGTCGCGGTCTCAGCGGCGGCGATATCCCGGACCTCCACGTTCTTCCTGATCAGGATGGAGCGACTGAGACGAAAGAAAAAACCCCCACAACCAAAAAAGAAAAAGATCGGCAGGGAGCCTCCCCCCGTCATTGTCGAAGAGGCGGTGCCCCGTGAGAAGGTGAGCGAAAAAAAGAGATACCGGCAGACGGCATTTGAATTCCTCGGGACCGGTGACACCTTTGAAGTGCCTCCCCTGAAGCTCCTCGACGAGATCGAACGGCAGAGCAAGGCGGTCAACAAGGAAAGCCTCATCATGAACGCCAGGATCCTTGAAAAGAAACTGGCCGATTTCGGTGTTGAGGGAAAGGTCGTCGAGGTCAAGCCGGGACCGGTGATCACCATGTTCGAGCTGGAACCGGCGGCGGGTGTGAAGATAAACAAGGTGACCAACCTTTCCGACGATCTGGCCATGGCGCTCAAGGCCCAGAACATCCGTATCATAGCCCCCATCCCGGGGAAATCGGTGATCGGTGTCGAGCTACCCAATCCAGGAAGAGAACTGGTCCACCTCCGCGACGTGATAGACAACGATGAGTTCCTGGAAACGAAGATCAAGCTGCCCATCGCCCTGGGCAAGGATATCGTGGGGAATCCCGTCATCACCGATCTCGCGAAAATGCCTCATCTCCTGATAGCCGGCACCACCGGTTCAGGGAAAAGCGTGTGCCTGAACGCCATGATATGCAGCATTCTTTTCAAGGCGACCCCCCAGGCGGTGAAGTTCCTCATGATCGACCCGAAGCGCCTGGAACTGTCCGCCTATGAAGGCATTCCACACCTCCTTCACCCCGTTGTGGTGAATCCCAAGAAGGCCTCCCATGTCCTGAAATGGGCCGTGGAGGAAATGGAGCGACGCTACCGGGTCATCGGTGAATCGGGATTCAAGAACATTGAATCCTATAACCGCTTCGTCGACAAGGGACAGGCGGTTCCCGTGGTGCAGAAGGAGACCGGGACCGGCGAGGGGGAACCGGGCGAGGAAACACCACCCCCCGAACGGCTGCCCTATATCGTTATCGTTATCGACGAGCTTGCCGACCTCATGATGGTGGCACAGCGCAACGTGGAGGAATCCCTGACCCGCCTGGCCCAGATGGCCCGGGCCGCCGGGATACACCTCATCATTGCCACCCAGCGGCCCTCCGTCGATGTCATCACGGGGATCATAAAGGCCAACTTTCCCACCCGCATATCCTTCCAGGTATCGTCAAAGGTCGATTCCCGGACCATCCTTGACCAGTTGGGGGCGGAAAAGCTCCTCGGCATGGGGGATATGCTCTTTATTCCCCCGGGGATATCGAAATTGACCCGGATACACGGCGCCTATGTTTCCGATGCGGAGATCGGCAGGATCGTGGAATTCATCCGTGCCCAGCAGACTCCCGCTTATGATGAATCGATCGCCGAGTATAACCCCGAGGTCCGCGATGAACGCTTCGGTGATGAGGAATTCGACGAGAAGTACGACGAGGCGGTGGAACTCGTGACCGACCTCGGGCAGGCGTCGATATCCCTGGTCCAGAGGTACCTGAAGATCGGATACAACCGGGCGGCCCGGATCATCGAAAAAATGGAGGCCGAAGGGATCGTCGGGCCTTCCGACGGCGCCAAACCGCGCAAGGTGCTGGCGGGGAAACTGCCGGAATAA
- a CDS encoding undecaprenyl-diphosphate phosphatase: MLLGIVQGLTEFFPVSSSGHLVIAQGYIEGFRQPGVLFDVMVHFGTLVAIVFFLRSEVAAILRSLLPGSVDPPGAEEMVPVRRRIALYIVTGTACTVAIALLFENRVHHLFASAGIAAAMLLVTGLLLFLADRVEGAERKESDLTLTDGIIVGIVQGIALIPGISRSGATIAAGMFRKLNGETAARFSFLMSIPAVAGAMVYESRYAGAVPAGELGIYFAGAVVAAITGFLTLRVLFFIIKAQKLRIFAYYCWFVGIATLVLRTVAHG, from the coding sequence GTGCTCCTTGGAATCGTACAGGGACTGACGGAGTTCTTCCCCGTCAGCAGTTCGGGTCACCTGGTAATCGCGCAGGGATACATCGAAGGATTCCGGCAGCCCGGTGTGCTCTTTGATGTCATGGTTCATTTCGGCACGCTGGTGGCCATTGTCTTTTTTCTGCGTTCCGAAGTGGCCGCCATCCTCCGGTCGCTGCTGCCGGGATCGGTGGATCCTCCCGGTGCGGAAGAAATGGTGCCGGTACGGAGGAGGATCGCCCTCTATATCGTTACCGGTACGGCATGCACCGTGGCCATCGCTTTGCTGTTTGAAAACAGGGTGCACCACCTCTTCGCTTCCGCGGGGATCGCCGCCGCCATGCTCCTGGTGACGGGGCTTCTTTTGTTCCTGGCCGACAGGGTGGAAGGGGCGGAGCGCAAGGAAAGCGACCTGACCCTTACCGACGGGATCATTGTGGGGATTGTTCAGGGGATCGCCCTGATCCCGGGCATATCGAGATCCGGCGCGACCATCGCCGCCGGCATGTTCAGAAAGTTGAACGGTGAGACAGCGGCACGATTCAGCTTTCTCATGTCCATACCTGCCGTCGCGGGTGCGATGGTCTACGAGTCGCGATACGCGGGGGCCGTGCCGGCCGGTGAGCTGGGAATCTATTTCGCCGGTGCCGTCGTCGCGGCGATCACAGGGTTTTTGACATTGAGAGTCCTCTTTTTTATAATAAAGGCTCAGAAACTGAGGATTTTCGCCTATTACTGCTGGTTCGTCGGTATTGCCACCCTGGTGCTGAGGACCGTCGCCCATGGCTGA
- a CDS encoding TetR/AcrR family transcriptional regulator: protein MNIVDKTKERYLEYERRHQEILDAAIRVFNSKGYNAATTAEIAREAGISEPIMYKHFGSKPELFLACFRSISDELLEAYREVYKNTVDNEVGYLEGVARVYIDFVENNPHKSMFLVHLLSYRDKPEFERVFMDFMDASIEGVRRIIEAAKEKGRIRSTIDARILAGFFVNQYFTVVALKELGGFQQSFNDVFFEIIHSMLKIE from the coding sequence ATGAATATAGTAGATAAAACAAAAGAGCGATATCTCGAATATGAACGACGGCATCAGGAAATACTCGATGCGGCGATCCGGGTGTTCAATTCCAAGGGCTACAATGCGGCTACCACGGCGGAGATTGCCAGGGAAGCGGGGATTTCCGAACCGATCATGTACAAGCACTTTGGAAGCAAACCGGAGCTTTTTTTGGCCTGCTTCCGGTCGATCAGCGATGAGTTGCTGGAGGCATACCGGGAGGTCTACAAAAACACTGTCGATAACGAGGTCGGATATCTGGAAGGCGTTGCCCGTGTGTATATCGATTTCGTTGAGAACAATCCCCATAAATCAATGTTCCTTGTCCATTTGCTGAGTTATCGGGACAAACCGGAATTTGAAAGGGTGTTCATGGATTTCATGGATGCCAGCATAGAGGGTGTCCGGCGCATTATCGAGGCGGCAAAAGAGAAAGGAAGGATACGGTCCACCATTGATGCTCGCATCCTTGCGGGGTTTTTCGTCAATCAGTACTTTACGGTGGTCGCTCTCAAGGAACTCGGGGGATTTCAACAGAGCTTCAATGACGTCTTCTTCGAGATCATTCACAGCATGCTGAAGATTGAGTGA
- a CDS encoding Fis family transcriptional regulator, with protein MSVRDRDTVNISSFPAIEEVIEKRLEEIVTLLDSGNGENGKLYDEVLCLVERCLIKIAMRRSNNIKKAAADFLGINRNTLHSKINKLDIQG; from the coding sequence ATGAGTGTTCGTGATCGCGATACTGTAAACATTTCCTCATTTCCCGCCATTGAAGAAGTGATCGAAAAGAGACTTGAAGAGATCGTCACGCTCCTTGATTCCGGCAACGGAGAGAACGGCAAACTCTATGATGAGGTCCTGTGCCTGGTAGAACGATGCCTGATCAAGATAGCCATGCGCAGGTCCAATAACATCAAGAAAGCCGCCGCCGACTTCCTTGGTATCAACCGGAACACCCTCCACAGCAAGATCAATAAGCTCGATATTCAGGGATGA
- the tatA gene encoding twin-arginine translocase TatA/TatE family subunit, whose protein sequence is MFGGLGMPELLIILVIILIIFGAGKLPEIGGAIGKGIRNFKKSVTEQDESGGKKDTEKIEKKD, encoded by the coding sequence ATGTTCGGTGGTCTTGGAATGCCCGAGTTGCTGATAATCCTCGTGATTATCCTGATCATCTTTGGAGCGGGGAAATTGCCCGAGATAGGCGGCGCCATCGGAAAGGGCATCCGCAACTTCAAGAAATCAGTCACTGAACAGGATGAATCGGGCGGCAAGAAGGATACGGAAAAGATCGAGAAGAAGGACTGA
- the rimO gene encoding 30S ribosomal protein S12 methylthiotransferase RimO, with protein MKERIHIISLGCPKNLVDSEVMAAALEKGGFRVTDEESGAHIILVNTCTFIRPAQEESIDVILRAASLKEQGRCRYLIVAGCLPQRYGAILEKELPEVDLFIGTGEVPRITELTTALVENGRAIPRCVVGRPDFLMTRHHPRLLPGGCRSAYLKIAEGCSNRCSYCVVPLVRGGFRSREPDDIVKEAAGLAVRGIREIILTAQETTAWGADLKGKPALPTLMRELASVDGIAWIRLLYTYPGSVSTELLETIAGEEKICDYIDIPIQHIDDDILKMMGRRDRESSIRAVIARARDIIPSVALRTSLIVGFPGEGRAQFRKLRDFARETRFDHLGVFTYSREEGTKAAGLPRQVTQRTKDRRRGLIMEEQAEISREINETLVGTRQEILIEEPSDIPGYDHVGRLRRQAPDIDGVTYMKGGGRTGDIVLCEITAADVYDLHGKIINNP; from the coding sequence TTGAAAGAACGGATACACATCATCAGCCTTGGCTGTCCGAAGAATCTTGTAGATTCCGAAGTAATGGCCGCCGCTCTTGAAAAGGGCGGTTTCCGGGTCACCGACGAGGAATCAGGGGCCCATATCATTCTTGTCAATACCTGTACCTTTATCCGGCCGGCACAGGAAGAATCCATCGACGTGATCCTGCGGGCGGCGTCTCTCAAGGAACAGGGACGCTGCCGGTACCTGATCGTCGCCGGCTGTCTTCCCCAGCGGTACGGGGCGATCCTGGAAAAAGAGTTGCCTGAGGTCGATCTGTTCATCGGCACCGGGGAGGTGCCCCGGATCACCGAGCTGACGACGGCCCTGGTGGAGAACGGAAGGGCGATCCCCCGTTGTGTCGTCGGCAGACCGGACTTTCTCATGACCCGGCATCACCCGCGGCTCCTCCCGGGGGGATGCCGCAGCGCTTACCTGAAGATCGCCGAGGGATGCTCGAACCGGTGTTCCTACTGTGTTGTCCCCCTTGTCCGGGGGGGCTTCCGAAGCCGCGAACCTGACGATATCGTGAAGGAAGCGGCGGGGCTCGCGGTGCGGGGGATACGGGAGATCATCCTGACGGCCCAGGAAACGACGGCCTGGGGCGCTGACCTGAAAGGAAAACCGGCGCTGCCGACGCTGATGAGGGAACTGGCCTCCGTCGACGGCATCGCCTGGATCCGGCTTCTCTATACCTATCCCGGAAGCGTTTCCACGGAGCTTCTCGAAACGATCGCCGGTGAGGAAAAGATATGCGACTATATCGACATACCCATTCAGCATATCGACGACGATATACTGAAAATGATGGGCCGGAGGGACCGCGAGAGCTCGATCAGGGCGGTCATTGCCCGCGCGCGGGACATCATTCCCAGCGTGGCCCTGAGGACGTCCCTCATCGTGGGATTCCCCGGCGAGGGGCGGGCGCAGTTCAGGAAGCTGCGGGATTTCGCGCGGGAGACGCGGTTCGATCACCTCGGTGTTTTTACCTATTCGCGGGAAGAAGGGACGAAGGCTGCCGGTCTGCCCCGCCAGGTGACGCAGCGGACCAAGGACCGCCGCCGCGGCCTGATCATGGAGGAGCAGGCGGAGATATCCCGTGAGATCAACGAAACGCTCGTCGGGACCCGGCAGGAGATCCTTATCGAGGAACCTTCGGACATTCCCGGGTACGATCATGTGGGACGCCTGCGCCGGCAGGCCCCCGACATCGACGGCGTCACCTATATGAAGGGCGGGGGAAGAACGGGAGACATCGTCCTCTGCGAAATAACCGCCGCCGATGTCTATGATCTGCATGGAAAAATCATTAACAACCCGTAA
- a CDS encoding single-stranded DNA-binding protein, producing the protein MINKAILIGRLGADPEVRYTQDGTMVTTFNLATNEQWKDKNGNKEQRTEWHRIVTFRKLAEICGNYLSKGSLVYIDGRIQTRTWEDKEGNKRYTTEIVAQNMQMLDRKDSDGGQAPGGWESGSGSFSGSQAPDDDVPF; encoded by the coding sequence ATGATCAACAAGGCAATACTTATCGGCAGGCTGGGCGCGGATCCGGAGGTCCGGTACACCCAGGACGGAACGATGGTGACGACTTTCAATCTCGCCACGAACGAGCAGTGGAAGGACAAGAACGGGAACAAGGAACAGCGGACGGAATGGCACCGGATCGTAACGTTTCGAAAACTCGCCGAAATATGCGGCAACTACCTTTCCAAGGGAAGTCTTGTATATATTGACGGCAGGATCCAGACACGGACCTGGGAGGACAAGGAAGGCAACAAGCGGTATACGACGGAGATCGTGGCACAGAACATGCAGATGCTTGACAGGAAGGATTCCGACGGCGGTCAGGCCCCGGGAGGCTGGGAGTCCGGTTCGGGGTCCTTTTCCGGGTCACAGGCACCTGATGACGACGTGCCCTTTTAG
- a CDS encoding MaoC family dehydratase N-terminal domain-containing protein: MEESKLYYEDVAGDDILPSFQITVTRTHIVKYAGAGGDFFPVHHDEEFAKAVGLPSVFAMGLMHGGMLTRVVTDWAGDGRVRRYKIRFATMVWPGDTLTFAGHVVGKYEQDGAHLVDCELSVVNQNGEKAITGEATVKLPSRR; this comes from the coding sequence ATGGAAGAGTCGAAGCTGTATTATGAGGATGTCGCCGGCGATGACATCCTTCCATCATTTCAAATAACTGTGACACGCACGCATATCGTCAAATATGCGGGAGCCGGCGGTGATTTTTTCCCCGTTCATCATGATGAGGAATTCGCAAAAGCGGTGGGGCTGCCATCGGTGTTCGCCATGGGGCTCATGCACGGAGGAATGCTGACCAGGGTTGTGACGGACTGGGCCGGGGACGGTCGCGTGCGGCGGTACAAGATCAGGTTCGCCACCATGGTCTGGCCGGGCGACACGCTCACCTTTGCGGGGCATGTGGTCGGAAAATACGAGCAGGATGGCGCGCATCTCGTTGATTGTGAGCTTTCTGTCGTAAATCAGAACGGGGAGAAGGCGATCACCGGAGAGGCAACCGTCAAGCTGCCCTCGAGAAGATAA
- a CDS encoding long-chain fatty acid--CoA ligase, translated as MTFTVAELLERRISESPDRVYLKYHDGRAGWNGITWSEYGERIAEFSRALLALGAEKGDRIAIIGTSSPDWFVTDMSIMTIGCITVPIYFTSSSEQIAYIVDHAEVRYFIILGSEYLPGVQSALKHCHRLEKIIIPDDFDLPDDTGFMKREEFLWMQRGITPEQLDRVRRNVTPEDVAAFIYTSGTTGPPKAVMLVHRNCCAAAKSAAASMKFLDALADPVNITCFLTLSHVFERSYSLMTPMETGAVVHFADLSRALEEIREIKPTIVVGLPRTWEKIYEAIMGERDRMSLKKQRIFDWALRTGMQFNRTIYEKRRIPFRLKVRHWMAKRLVIDKILAPLGFENARHFMTGGAVSSKEIIDFFFSLGVWICQVYGQTESHGMGSIETREKRRFGSVGIPFPGIEISLSGEGEILMRGDVVSPGYYKDPELTRETFRDGWLYTGDLGYIDEDGYLFITGRRKDIIITSGAKNITPAKIEASLMSIPLVEHAVVVGDGRKYLTALLTLNLDEGIAFARKQGRVADTYQSLLAIQELRNEIERQVNEINATFSRVEQIKKFAILSRPLSIEAGDLTSLNKIKRYAVIEKYAAEIDDLYS; from the coding sequence ATGACGTTTACCGTTGCCGAGCTTCTGGAGAGACGTATCTCGGAATCGCCTGATCGTGTGTATCTGAAATACCATGACGGACGGGCAGGCTGGAATGGGATTACCTGGAGCGAATACGGGGAGCGCATTGCCGAGTTCTCCCGGGCGCTCCTGGCGCTCGGTGCAGAAAAGGGGGACAGGATTGCGATTATCGGGACCAGTTCGCCCGACTGGTTCGTGACGGACATGTCCATCATGACCATCGGCTGTATCACGGTCCCTATCTATTTTACCAGCAGCAGCGAACAGATCGCCTATATCGTGGATCATGCGGAGGTTCGCTATTTTATCATACTCGGCAGCGAATACCTTCCCGGGGTCCAGTCGGCTTTGAAGCACTGTCACCGGCTTGAAAAGATCATAATTCCCGATGATTTCGACCTTCCCGATGACACCGGTTTCATGAAACGGGAAGAATTTCTGTGGATGCAACGCGGGATCACGCCCGAACAACTGGACAGGGTGAGAAGGAATGTGACCCCCGAGGACGTGGCGGCCTTTATATACACGTCCGGTACAACCGGTCCTCCGAAGGCGGTCATGCTCGTCCACAGGAATTGTTGTGCCGCTGCGAAAAGTGCTGCCGCCTCCATGAAATTCCTCGATGCCCTGGCTGATCCGGTTAACATCACCTGTTTTCTGACGCTTTCCCATGTATTCGAGCGGAGCTATTCCCTGATGACACCAATGGAGACAGGGGCGGTCGTGCATTTCGCGGACCTCTCCAGGGCGCTGGAAGAAATACGGGAAATAAAGCCGACGATCGTTGTCGGGTTGCCGCGGACCTGGGAAAAGATATACGAAGCGATCATGGGGGAGCGGGACAGAATGTCTCTGAAAAAACAGAGGATATTCGATTGGGCCCTCAGAACGGGAATGCAGTTCAACCGGACGATCTATGAAAAAAGGCGTATCCCCTTCCGGCTGAAGGTGCGTCACTGGATGGCTAAGCGGCTGGTCATCGACAAGATCCTGGCCCCACTGGGATTTGAAAACGCCCGTCATTTCATGACGGGCGGCGCCGTATCGTCAAAGGAGATCATAGATTTCTTCTTCTCCCTTGGTGTCTGGATATGCCAGGTTTACGGGCAGACCGAATCCCACGGGATGGGCTCCATTGAAACACGGGAAAAAAGGCGCTTCGGATCGGTGGGCATTCCATTTCCCGGCATCGAAATTTCACTATCCGGTGAGGGTGAAATACTGATGCGGGGTGATGTGGTCTCTCCCGGGTATTACAAAGATCCCGAGCTCACGAGGGAAACCTTCCGTGACGGATGGCTGTACACCGGTGATCTTGGCTATATTGATGAGGATGGCTATCTCTTCATCACCGGCCGCAGGAAGGACATCATCATCACCTCCGGTGCGAAAAATATCACCCCCGCGAAGATAGAGGCCTCACTTATGAGCATTCCCCTCGTCGAACACGCCGTCGTCGTCGGTGACGGCCGGAAATATCTCACGGCACTTTTGACGCTCAACCTGGACGAGGGGATTGCCTTTGCGCGGAAACAGGGACGAGTCGCCGACACCTATCAATCCCTGCTCGCGATACAGGAACTGCGAAATGAAATAGAAAGGCAGGTGAACGAGATCAACGCGACCTTTTCCCGGGTTGAGCAGATCAAGAAGTTCGCCATCCTTTCTCGACCCCTGTCGATAGAGGCCGGTGATCTGACCAGTCTGAACAAGATAAAGCGCTACGCGGTCATCGAAAAATATGCCGCCGAGATCGACGATCTCTATTCATGA